The following are encoded in a window of bacterium genomic DNA:
- a CDS encoding DUF2130 domain-containing protein, with the protein MSNKNCPMCGQVLLNEEAIGHLRKHQPLYDQKIIAAAEYRFKQQLKTETDAVRAEEKKKQDEAVAKARAAAEKEFQAEIVKKNREVEDLKKQQQALVKQEVTKLKPALEAELRKSIEKDFTDKERGLQSVVQKLETQNKQLQDRLDRITGPDKGEFSEDDLVRSLANAFPEDDIRRVGKGRAGADVLQTVRYRAGGELVPAGKIVYENKDQLQWRADFLEQARAACETHQTSHVILVSKVFPNGQKDLFWSQGVAVVAPARAVYLARVVRALIIESHRAGLTREDLSAKLEEIYEYLNSESFRQALDALVQAGEELKVQLQKERKSHERTWAEREQAYNALIKRASGIEAAIRAILQRVTEEQPLTEEITQPELVSFVAD; encoded by the coding sequence ATGTCTAACAAAAATTGCCCGATGTGTGGGCAAGTTCTCTTGAACGAAGAAGCCATCGGGCATCTACGGAAACATCAACCACTCTACGATCAGAAAATCATCGCCGCAGCAGAATATCGGTTCAAGCAGCAGCTCAAAACCGAAACAGACGCTGTCCGCGCTGAAGAGAAGAAGAAACAGGATGAAGCTGTAGCGAAAGCTCGCGCCGCGGCCGAAAAGGAGTTCCAGGCTGAAATCGTTAAGAAGAATCGCGAAGTGGAAGATCTGAAAAAGCAGCAGCAGGCGCTTGTGAAGCAAGAGGTTACGAAGTTGAAGCCAGCGCTGGAAGCGGAGCTTCGTAAGTCAATTGAGAAGGATTTCACGGACAAGGAACGGGGATTGCAGAGCGTGGTACAAAAGCTCGAAACGCAAAACAAGCAGCTCCAAGACCGCCTTGACCGCATCACCGGTCCCGATAAAGGCGAATTCTCTGAGGATGACTTGGTGCGTTCGTTGGCGAACGCCTTTCCCGAGGATGATATCCGCCGGGTAGGCAAAGGCAGGGCCGGAGCCGATGTTTTGCAAACCGTTCGTTATCGCGCCGGGGGCGAATTGGTTCCCGCCGGGAAGATCGTTTATGAAAACAAGGATCAATTGCAATGGCGGGCCGATTTTCTTGAACAGGCGCGCGCGGCTTGCGAAACCCATCAGACTTCTCATGTAATCTTGGTTTCAAAAGTCTTTCCCAATGGCCAGAAGGATCTTTTCTGGAGCCAAGGAGTTGCCGTTGTGGCGCCAGCACGGGCTGTGTACCTTGCCCGAGTTGTACGTGCTTTGATCATCGAGTCGCACCGCGCTGGACTTACGAGGGAAGATCTTTCGGCGAAACTGGAGGAGATTTACGAGTATCTCAATAGTGAATCTTTCCGCCAGGCGCTAGATGCTCTTGTTCAAGCCGGCGAGGAGCTGAAGGTACAACTTCAAAAGGAGCGCAAGAGCCATGAGCGTACGTGGGCGGAAAGGGAGCAGGCGTACAACGCGTTAATCAAACGGGCCAGTGGAATTGAGGCTGCGATCCGCGCAATTCTTCAGAGGGTCACTGAAGAGCAACCCCTGACTGAAGAAATTACGCAGCCAGAGCTCGTTTCGTTTGTTGCGGATTAA